In Fibrobacter sp. UWEL, the following are encoded in one genomic region:
- a CDS encoding fibro-slime domain-containing protein produces MWCDKKILAALVGFPLISAGVFAADYAGNINYDGESLYFKVDGGQQSGCSNAGSKGSYSYEFNTSKPAQRTIAFFSDESCTKSVSDEQTVADLLGATGGTFDITISKSGSLSVGSPSAQSSSSSKTNSSSSAVKVSGSKVLRFLAPWTNTNAILYLNGDSTGIMTSVNNYCGWYEKKITKPAGEFSVYFKQTVGNKFYGMEGVVLNQVSAESEIALDSIAALSDTLWIRAYNGDAPSLYTEYPGILSDCPTKKLPVMMFDWYDGSYDNVAKYNPKTRADSLGGKTARGGDGISSDFGGDNNNLCWPNSTPTGAKGTSVTETGNCKNDGTSVIHGMVETTLGKNGVPVRNELFDWEGQCQNAEYLNHWFIPDTITVKNGKAYTNATCRDLTLVMDDDGIWRGQMDSKSAESTGEARGGMFLLDDFQYLDDEKTIPNPYYDSIPSGFSGIDGSGKTSSKAYHNYGMSMKVQAKFEYVRGQEFEFLGDDDVWVFIDNKLVVDIGGVHDRRSASVNLDTLGLTEGQEYNFYIFYTERYRVQGNFKMRTSIDLKTDASMFVSADQKGTVKSYEVWQVTKKDALSCDFSAKAKTTMDTTGGASTFKLTGGNLGAEGESFPKVGTYYEGIEITSDSTFTIDSAKIVDNYTLAPGHYFLEITLKSDPSQVTKIEIIIPSYAIPSIAFADSSWKILGKEVSGDTLQIGKWANKDYDVYITFFEEWAQVSNYNRKVNLSIVGGDIDILDTNGNSITSINLDENAQAHFKVHANGAVEGATLIAKGSAATASYWTNLVFIESPEPKVIAASIYDRNGDGRADRLYAKFDKAINSTNILNSLQISFGEDFPSTSKFDQISDTEIEYLAADCSDETCGFGSKVFTGGESEPYTGSIHTWFTHKEGKVEEHFDSQYQMVADSVGPVMKKAVKSKNSDGNRQLELTFSEALSDESRKNFKSIFNYTCMRNGEAADPEKPVLQSGNGNTMILVFSPSTENAVLPDNGDRIQLAYNIPEPATDLSGNKPHKDNPWITITGQQEVSNESPNLVTVGEDPFGIIANTQATTQSILEKDASLSVEEMGSKYGVQGSVIDYSIADILTQETQNQVDLLDAFIETKLGKTTTYDTTITALTEDQALAQLFVDIATDVVGEAYFEGADSASIASFIEGVKDGSITTENYESKTSKTILTAVNKLTQDNIEMSRDTSITVKEVTTTTSADVFESIRNGQYDEVLKEAGITGATLEALHNGDLNQYSIEEYRGGTKTLLSEDAVVMTYQTRYYSQFGEYVGGDHGTVTCNSDLYKDTNGQGNCLTNSGRLFLAWNMRSDSGRLVATGVYIARLQLKIKVNGKTTLDQTRDKLMGVRRSSTTKVNLSF; encoded by the coding sequence ATGTGGTGTGACAAAAAAATCCTGGCAGCCTTGGTTGGTTTCCCCCTTATTTCAGCAGGCGTGTTTGCAGCAGATTATGCAGGCAACATCAATTACGATGGCGAGAGCCTGTACTTCAAGGTAGATGGCGGACAGCAGTCCGGCTGTAGCAATGCCGGAAGCAAGGGATCCTACTCCTACGAGTTCAACACCAGCAAGCCCGCCCAGCGAACCATTGCCTTCTTTAGCGATGAAAGCTGCACCAAGTCCGTTTCCGACGAACAAACCGTAGCCGACCTTCTCGGGGCTACCGGCGGCACCTTTGACATTACGATCTCCAAAAGCGGAAGCCTGAGCGTAGGTTCCCCTAGCGCCCAAAGTTCCAGTTCATCCAAGACGAATTCTTCCAGCAGCGCCGTCAAAGTATCGGGCAGCAAGGTCCTGCGTTTTTTGGCACCCTGGACCAACACCAACGCCATTCTCTATTTGAACGGGGATTCCACGGGAATCATGACCTCCGTGAACAATTACTGCGGCTGGTACGAAAAGAAGATTACCAAGCCCGCAGGCGAGTTCAGCGTGTATTTTAAACAGACCGTGGGCAACAAGTTCTACGGCATGGAAGGAGTGGTCTTAAACCAGGTTTCCGCAGAAAGTGAAATCGCCCTGGACAGCATCGCAGCTCTCAGTGACACCCTCTGGATTCGCGCCTACAACGGGGATGCCCCCAGCCTCTATACGGAATATCCGGGTATCCTCAGCGATTGCCCCACCAAGAAACTGCCCGTCATGATGTTCGACTGGTACGACGGTTCCTACGATAACGTCGCCAAGTACAATCCCAAGACCCGTGCAGACTCCTTAGGCGGTAAAACTGCCCGCGGGGGTGACGGTATCAGTTCTGACTTTGGCGGAGACAACAACAATCTCTGCTGGCCCAACTCCACTCCCACAGGGGCCAAGGGAACCAGCGTTACGGAAACGGGAAACTGCAAGAACGATGGAACCTCCGTGATTCACGGCATGGTGGAAACGACCTTAGGAAAAAATGGCGTACCCGTCCGTAACGAACTCTTTGACTGGGAAGGCCAATGCCAGAATGCGGAATATCTCAACCACTGGTTTATTCCCGATACCATTACTGTTAAGAACGGCAAGGCCTATACCAACGCCACCTGCCGCGACCTGACCTTGGTCATGGACGATGACGGAATCTGGCGCGGACAGATGGATAGTAAATCCGCGGAATCCACAGGGGAAGCTCGTGGCGGCATGTTCCTGCTGGATGACTTCCAGTACCTGGATGATGAAAAGACCATTCCCAACCCTTATTACGATTCCATTCCCTCGGGCTTCTCTGGCATTGACGGAAGCGGAAAAACTTCCAGCAAGGCATACCATAACTACGGCATGTCCATGAAGGTGCAGGCCAAGTTCGAATATGTCCGCGGTCAGGAATTTGAATTCCTGGGCGATGACGATGTATGGGTTTTCATCGACAACAAATTGGTAGTAGACATCGGCGGAGTTCATGACCGCAGAAGCGCCTCCGTCAATCTGGACACCTTGGGACTTACCGAAGGCCAGGAATACAACTTCTACATCTTCTACACGGAACGCTATAGGGTGCAAGGCAATTTCAAGATGCGCACGTCCATCGATCTCAAGACGGATGCCAGCATGTTTGTTTCCGCCGACCAGAAGGGAACCGTAAAATCATATGAAGTCTGGCAGGTCACCAAGAAGGATGCGCTCAGTTGCGACTTTTCCGCCAAGGCCAAGACCACTATGGACACCACCGGAGGTGCTTCCACCTTCAAACTCACAGGAGGCAACCTGGGCGCCGAAGGAGAATCCTTCCCTAAGGTTGGTACCTACTACGAAGGTATTGAAATCACAAGCGATTCCACCTTCACCATCGATTCCGCAAAGATTGTAGACAACTACACCTTGGCTCCGGGACACTACTTCCTGGAAATCACCTTGAAGTCCGATCCCAGCCAGGTGACAAAAATCGAAATCATTATTCCTTCCTACGCCATTCCCAGCATCGCCTTTGCCGACAGCAGCTGGAAAATTCTGGGAAAGGAAGTTTCCGGCGATACGTTGCAAATTGGCAAGTGGGCCAACAAGGATTACGACGTCTACATTACCTTCTTTGAAGAATGGGCCCAGGTTTCCAACTATAACCGTAAAGTCAATCTTTCCATTGTAGGTGGCGACATCGACATTCTTGATACCAACGGAAACTCCATCACCTCCATCAACCTAGACGAAAACGCCCAGGCCCATTTCAAGGTCCATGCCAACGGCGCTGTAGAAGGCGCTACCCTCATTGCAAAGGGCTCTGCGGCAACGGCCTCCTACTGGACAAATCTTGTATTTATTGAATCTCCGGAACCCAAGGTAATCGCAGCCTCCATCTACGATCGCAATGGCGATGGACGTGCCGATCGACTTTACGCCAAGTTTGACAAGGCCATCAATTCCACCAACATCTTGAACAGCCTGCAAATCAGCTTTGGAGAAGACTTCCCCAGCACAAGCAAGTTCGACCAGATTAGCGATACGGAAATTGAATATCTCGCAGCGGACTGCAGTGACGAAACCTGCGGATTTGGCTCCAAGGTATTTACCGGCGGGGAAAGCGAACCTTACACAGGATCCATCCACACCTGGTTTACCCACAAGGAAGGTAAAGTCGAGGAACATTTCGACTCTCAATACCAGATGGTAGCGGATAGCGTAGGCCCTGTCATGAAGAAGGCGGTAAAGAGCAAGAACAGCGATGGCAACCGCCAGCTGGAACTGACCTTTAGCGAAGCCCTCTCTGACGAATCCCGAAAGAACTTCAAGAGCATTTTCAACTACACCTGCATGAGAAACGGCGAGGCCGCAGATCCCGAGAAACCCGTGTTGCAAAGCGGTAACGGAAACACAATGATTCTCGTGTTCAGTCCCTCCACAGAGAACGCGGTTCTTCCGGATAACGGCGACAGGATACAGCTGGCCTACAACATCCCCGAGCCGGCAACGGACCTTTCCGGAAATAAGCCCCACAAGGACAATCCCTGGATTACCATTACCGGACAGCAGGAAGTATCCAACGAAAGCCCCAACCTGGTCACCGTCGGAGAAGACCCCTTCGGAATCATTGCCAATACCCAGGCAACCACACAGTCCATTCTTGAAAAAGATGCCTCCCTCTCTGTGGAAGAGATGGGCAGCAAGTATGGCGTTCAGGGTAGCGTAATCGACTATAGCATCGCGGACATCCTGACGCAAGAAACCCAGAACCAGGTGGATCTGCTGGACGCCTTCATCGAAACGAAACTTGGTAAGACCACCACCTACGACACCACCATCACTGCCCTTACCGAGGACCAGGCATTGGCCCAGCTGTTCGTAGACATTGCAACAGACGTAGTTGGAGAAGCCTATTTTGAAGGGGCCGATAGTGCAAGTATCGCAAGTTTTATTGAAGGCGTTAAGGACGGATCCATCACAACCGAGAATTACGAATCAAAAACATCCAAGACTATACTCACCGCGGTGAATAAACTGACCCAGGACAACATCGAGATGAGTCGCGACACAAGCATCACCGTGAAGGAAGTGACCACCACGACGTCTGCCGATGTATTCGAATCCATCAGGAACGGACAATATGATGAAGTCCTGAAGGAAGCGGGTATTACAGGCGCCACCCTGGAAGCCCTCCACAACGGGGATCTGAACCAGTACAGCATCGAAGAATATCGAGGCGGCACAAAGACGCTCCTTTCCGAGGATGCGGTAGTCATGACTTATCAAACCCGCTACTACAGCCAGTTTGGCGAATACGTGGGAGGCGATCACGGAACCGTCACCTGCAATAGTGACCTGTACAAGGACACAAATGGACAGGGGAACTGCCTAACCAACAGCGGCAGGCTGTTCCTGGCCTGGAACATGCGTAGTGACAGTGGCCGCCTGGTAGCCACAGGCGTTTACATCGCCCGACTCCAGCTGAAAATCAAGGTCAACGGCAAGACCACTCTGGACCAAACCCGCGACAAGCTCATGGGCGTCCGCCGCAGTTCCACCACCAAGGTAAACCTAAGTTTCTAA
- a CDS encoding fibro-slime domain-containing protein: MRCGNIFRSAVRALTLGVFMCATSAIAATYTANVTYEGNGTLYYKVVSSNGGSQSQSCRAATPSLSYTNSTINTRNFVFYTDKDCKKRALAEVKGSVLFSQGESVTITMKADGTWQYSAAKPGAEQQPGTQQPGKQDQVAAGKKVIAFFTPWSNTNAVLYMNGDSVATMTAMKNYCGWFRAVVTPPSSNFTVYFKQTVGLNYVTAEGLVNKEPTIATEISLDSVASLGSDTIWIQGYKNDVPSVFSSYPKVLGDCPLKKFPVTVFDWLHGNKGDGEKGNGNPENGVSADFGSGGCGGSNNNKGFMEGMVEYNLGANGVPVPATPFPEKCQLTTHLADWFLPEVVAKDAAGNEYTNMTCRDLYISMDDAGFWLAEVSSNKISEGNEANKGGMFLVDDFKYLDDAQTILNPYYDNLNGSGGYHNFGFAVKIQATFEYVPGQYFDFYGDDDVWVFIDNRLAVDIGGQHGQVAGAVDLDTIGQNNGKKLVPGETYNFHIFYVERHVSSSNFRMRTSIDLQVDASIFLTSDKRGTVTSYDVWQVSKKNKLSCGYDASNTEVDTTGGASKFKLTGGNIDQELTPGKTYYEGLKILTDSTFSIDSALIVDKATLPPGHYFLEITLKSDPSQMTKVEIVVPTYAVPRVAFAKDDWTILGTEVSGDTLQIGEFAYATYKVNISFFEDFAVVTNYNKRVGLSFDNPNVDVQDSTGRKISYVNLDEKGRATFYIHANAAVQGVTLIAKGSAATPTIWTNLNFKDPPIPHVKNAIIVDRNGDGRADSMYVQYDAALNGESKLDSIQFTFGESFATTTKYKIVNNTDLIVTAESTGKPCSDENCGFGSRQITGGNKDVYFGQLNSWFTYTKNGKSTQFNTEKEKITDGVGPIVLKAVKTKLKDGNRELEITMSEAISDESRKNFANIFDLMCVRNSIPATPENPVQVAGSGNTLILIYSPADDDAVLPDNGDQIRFLYKDVKTVDLSGNAPHWNNPWVTITGDQEVSNEAPGVVALGEDPYGIISNPETTQPTLITNINQDVQSIGDSLGVQGHLIDFDISKIMQEETQNDIDALEAFIETRLGSTTTYDTVITAMTNDEALAEIFSDIKNGIIGDNYMISEETVAGVMNGTITASNYTSKMSKSEVATIKELVNNSVEASRDTAITISNISTTTQADMFDQIRSGALDEKLKKAGVSANMIEAIKNGTLNESNIEDYRSGAKTLVADTAVVLHYQTRYYSQFGEYVGGASKTIKCSDESVYGAGGCLANKGKLFLAWNMRSDSGRLVGTGVYIARLQMKIKVNGKTTLDQTRDKLMGVRRGSTAGLDLNF, translated from the coding sequence ATGAGGTGTGGAAATATCTTTAGGAGCGCTGTACGCGCTCTGACTTTGGGCGTCTTCATGTGCGCCACTTCTGCTATTGCTGCAACATATACCGCAAACGTCACTTATGAGGGCAATGGCACCTTATACTATAAGGTGGTTTCTTCCAATGGCGGAAGCCAGAGTCAGTCCTGCAGGGCGGCAACACCAAGCCTATCATACACCAACAGCACGATCAACACCCGTAATTTCGTGTTCTATACAGATAAGGACTGTAAGAAAAGAGCCCTTGCCGAAGTGAAGGGAAGTGTTTTGTTCTCTCAAGGCGAAAGCGTTACCATCACCATGAAGGCTGATGGTACATGGCAGTATAGTGCGGCAAAGCCCGGTGCAGAACAGCAGCCAGGAACTCAGCAGCCCGGCAAGCAAGATCAGGTGGCTGCAGGCAAGAAGGTCATCGCCTTCTTTACCCCCTGGTCCAACACCAACGCAGTCCTTTACATGAACGGCGACTCCGTTGCCACCATGACCGCCATGAAAAACTATTGCGGCTGGTTCAGGGCCGTGGTAACTCCTCCCTCCAGCAACTTTACCGTCTACTTTAAGCAGACCGTGGGTCTGAACTACGTGACCGCCGAAGGCCTCGTCAATAAGGAACCCACCATCGCAACAGAAATTTCTCTGGACTCCGTAGCATCTCTCGGTTCTGACACCATCTGGATCCAGGGTTACAAGAACGACGTTCCTTCCGTATTCTCCAGCTATCCCAAGGTATTGGGTGACTGCCCCTTGAAAAAGTTCCCCGTAACCGTGTTTGACTGGCTTCACGGCAACAAGGGTGACGGAGAAAAAGGTAACGGCAATCCCGAAAACGGTGTTAGTGCAGACTTCGGTTCCGGTGGCTGCGGTGGCAGCAATAATAACAAGGGTTTCATGGAAGGCATGGTGGAATACAACCTGGGCGCCAATGGCGTGCCTGTCCCCGCCACTCCGTTCCCCGAAAAATGCCAGCTGACCACTCACCTTGCAGACTGGTTCCTGCCCGAAGTGGTAGCCAAGGATGCCGCAGGTAACGAATACACCAACATGACCTGCCGCGACTTGTACATTTCCATGGATGATGCCGGTTTCTGGCTGGCAGAAGTTTCCAGCAACAAGATTTCCGAAGGCAACGAAGCCAACAAGGGCGGCATGTTCCTGGTGGATGACTTCAAGTACCTGGATGACGCCCAGACAATTCTCAATCCCTACTACGATAATTTGAACGGTAGCGGCGGCTACCACAACTTCGGCTTCGCCGTGAAGATCCAGGCTACCTTCGAATACGTTCCTGGCCAGTACTTCGACTTCTACGGCGATGATGATGTTTGGGTCTTTATCGACAACCGCCTGGCAGTGGATATCGGTGGTCAGCACGGTCAGGTAGCCGGTGCAGTGGACCTGGATACCATCGGTCAGAACAACGGCAAGAAGCTGGTTCCTGGCGAAACCTATAACTTCCATATTTTCTATGTGGAACGCCATGTCAGTTCCTCCAACTTCCGTATGCGTACCTCCATTGACCTGCAGGTGGACGCTTCCATCTTCCTCACCTCTGACAAGCGCGGCACTGTAACCAGCTACGACGTCTGGCAGGTCTCCAAGAAGAACAAGCTGTCCTGCGGCTACGATGCCTCCAATACAGAAGTGGATACCACTGGCGGTGCATCCAAGTTCAAACTCACAGGCGGTAACATTGACCAGGAACTTACTCCGGGCAAGACTTACTACGAAGGCCTGAAGATCTTGACCGACTCTACCTTCAGCATTGACTCCGCACTGATTGTTGACAAGGCAACTCTCCCGCCGGGACACTACTTCCTGGAAATCACCTTGAAGTCCGATCCTTCCCAGATGACCAAGGTTGAAATTGTGGTTCCCACTTATGCAGTTCCCAGAGTAGCTTTTGCCAAGGATGACTGGACCATCCTGGGTACAGAAGTTTCTGGCGATACCCTGCAGATTGGTGAATTCGCCTACGCCACCTACAAGGTGAACATTTCCTTCTTCGAAGACTTTGCCGTAGTCACCAACTACAATAAGAGAGTCGGTCTATCCTTCGATAATCCCAACGTGGATGTGCAGGATTCTACCGGCAGAAAGATTTCCTATGTGAACCTGGACGAAAAGGGCCGCGCTACCTTCTACATTCATGCAAATGCAGCCGTTCAGGGCGTAACCCTGATTGCCAAGGGTTCCGCAGCAACACCCACGATCTGGACAAACTTGAACTTCAAGGATCCTCCCATTCCCCATGTGAAGAATGCTATCATCGTGGACCGCAATGGCGATGGCCGCGCAGACAGTATGTACGTTCAGTATGACGCAGCCTTGAATGGTGAAAGCAAGCTAGACTCCATCCAGTTTACCTTTGGAGAAAGCTTCGCTACCACAACCAAATACAAGATTGTCAATAACACCGACTTGATTGTTACCGCAGAATCTACCGGCAAGCCCTGCAGCGATGAAAACTGCGGATTCGGCAGCAGACAGATTACGGGTGGCAACAAGGATGTGTATTTCGGACAGTTGAACTCCTGGTTTACCTACACGAAGAACGGCAAGTCCACTCAGTTCAATACCGAAAAAGAAAAGATTACCGACGGCGTTGGCCCCATCGTGCTGAAGGCCGTAAAGACCAAGCTGAAAGACGGCAACCGCGAACTTGAAATCACTATGAGTGAAGCCATCTCCGATGAGTCCCGTAAGAACTTTGCAAACATCTTTGATCTGATGTGCGTACGCAACAGCATTCCTGCCACTCCCGAAAATCCGGTGCAGGTTGCAGGTAGCGGCAACACTCTGATTCTGATCTACAGCCCTGCCGACGACGACGCAGTCCTGCCGGATAACGGTGACCAGATTCGCTTCCTCTACAAGGATGTAAAGACCGTAGACCTGTCCGGAAATGCCCCCCACTGGAACAACCCCTGGGTAACCATCACCGGCGACCAGGAAGTAAGTAACGAAGCTCCCGGCGTTGTGGCTCTTGGCGAAGACCCTTACGGAATCATCTCCAATCCGGAAACCACACAGCCCACCTTGATTACCAACATCAATCAGGATGTTCAGAGCATCGGTGACTCCCTGGGCGTGCAGGGTCACTTGATTGACTTCGACATTTCCAAGATCATGCAGGAAGAAACTCAGAACGACATCGACGCTCTTGAAGCCTTCATCGAGACTCGCCTGGGTAGCACCACAACTTATGATACCGTAATTACCGCCATGACGAATGACGAAGCTCTGGCCGAAATCTTCAGCGATATTAAGAACGGCATCATCGGCGATAACTACATGATCAGCGAAGAAACGGTGGCTGGTGTCATGAACGGAACCATTACCGCTTCTAACTACACTTCCAAGATGAGCAAATCCGAAGTCGCAACCATCAAGGAACTGGTGAACAACAGTGTGGAAGCAAGCCGCGACACCGCCATCACCATCAGCAACATCTCTACCACCACTCAGGCAGACATGTTCGACCAGATTCGCAGCGGCGCTCTGGATGAAAAGCTGAAGAAGGCTGGCGTCAGCGCCAACATGATTGAAGCCATCAAGAACGGCACCTTGAACGAAAGCAACATTGAAGACTACCGCAGCGGCGCCAAGACCCTGGTGGCAGACACCGCCGTGGTTCTCCACTACCAGACCCGCTACTACAGCCAGTTTGGCGAATACGTTGGCGGCGCCTCCAAGACCATCAAGTGTTCCGACGAAAGCGTATACGGAGCTGGTGGCTGCTTGGCAAACAAGGGCAAGCTGTTCCTGGCCTGGAACATGCGTTCTGACAGCGGTCGCCTGGTAGGTACCGGCGTTTACATCGCCCGACTCCAGATGAAGATCAAGGTGAACGGCAAGACCACTCTGGACCAGACCCGCGACAAGCTCATGGGTGTCCGCCGCGGTTCTACCGCAGGTCTGGATCTGAATTTCTAG